In the genome of Bryobacteraceae bacterium, one region contains:
- the prfA gene encoding peptide chain release factor 1, whose product MQYREKLDEIEKRFEDLSEKMADPAIINDPEAYRKTAKQHNELGEVVARYRDWKKTEADLDGARQMLEETDADLRAMAEEDVARLEPELADLEQQLKILLLPKDPNDDKNVVLEVFAGTGGDEATLFAAEVFRMYTRWAETERFKVEITNSSESAVGGLKEVTALISGDRAYSKLKYEGGVHRVQRVPQTETQGRIHTSAVRVAVMPEADDVEIKLDPKDVRVDTFCSSGPGGQSVNTTYSAVRLTHLPTGLIVSCQDEKSQIKNRAKAERVLRARLYEIELAKQQAAIGAERKSMVGSGDRSEKIRTYNFPQNRVTDHRIGLTLHQLDLVMEGRLNPLIDALTTHYQAEKLKGQGGDKAA is encoded by the coding sequence ATGCAATACCGGGAAAAGCTCGACGAAATCGAAAAGCGTTTTGAGGACCTCTCCGAGAAGATGGCCGATCCGGCCATCATCAACGATCCCGAGGCCTACCGCAAAACCGCCAAACAGCACAACGAACTAGGCGAGGTGGTTGCCCGCTACCGCGACTGGAAAAAAACCGAAGCGGACCTCGACGGGGCCCGCCAGATGCTTGAGGAAACCGACGCCGACCTCCGCGCGATGGCCGAAGAGGATGTGGCGCGGCTCGAACCCGAACTCGCCGATCTCGAGCAGCAGCTCAAGATCCTGCTGCTTCCCAAGGATCCCAACGACGACAAGAACGTGGTGCTCGAAGTCTTCGCCGGCACCGGCGGCGACGAGGCCACCCTGTTCGCGGCCGAGGTCTTCCGCATGTACACGCGGTGGGCCGAAACCGAGCGCTTCAAGGTGGAGATCACCAACTCGAGCGAATCCGCCGTCGGCGGGCTCAAGGAAGTCACCGCCCTGATCAGCGGAGACCGCGCGTACTCGAAGCTCAAGTACGAAGGCGGCGTCCACCGCGTGCAGCGCGTCCCGCAGACCGAGACGCAGGGCCGCATTCATACGTCGGCCGTGCGGGTCGCCGTGATGCCCGAAGCCGACGACGTCGAGATCAAGCTCGACCCGAAAGACGTCCGCGTCGATACGTTCTGCTCGTCGGGCCCCGGCGGCCAGTCCGTGAACACCACCTATTCGGCGGTGCGGCTGACGCACCTTCCCACCGGGCTGATCGTTTCCTGCCAGGACGAAAAATCGCAGATCAAAAACCGCGCCAAGGCCGAGCGGGTGTTGCGCGCGCGCCTGTACGAGATCGAACTCGCCAAGCAGCAGGCGGCCATCGGCGCCGAACGCAAGTCCATGGTCGGCTCCGGCGACCGCAGCGAGAAGATCCGGACCTACAACTTTCCCCAGAACCGTGTCACCGATCATCGCATCGGGCTGACGTTGCATCAGCTCGACCTCGTGATGGAAGGGCGTCTCAATCCGCTGATTGACGCGCTCACCACCCATTACCAGGCCGAGAAGTTGAAAGGCCAGGGCGGCGACAAAGCCGCATGA
- a CDS encoding DUF1385 domain-containing protein — MRFREHLRMLGRIQMLPVLESGEETLIGGQAVMEGVMMRSPHSYCIAVRKPDGTVATESKPLEKVSERYPIFKYPVLRGLGTLGQAMKLGFTALQFSANIAAEALLPASTVAVNAMAPGCVAAGGDEAKGTAAKKEGPFNNWIMGIQLAFSILFFIVAYKLVPLWITERITAGSPELHGRFAFNFIDGVIRIAIFLTFLYAMSRMKDIRRVFEYHGAEHRVVFNFESGKPVDIPTAQSFQTFHPRCGTSFLITVMIISMVVYTVLPFDSFSAKLLSRIVLIPLIAGLSYEIIRFAAKRQGSLLALLTAPGLWLQRITTKNPTDDQTEIAIVALRGAMELEQKHGGELVIA; from the coding sequence GTGCGTTTTCGCGAACACCTGCGCATGCTCGGACGGATCCAGATGCTGCCCGTCCTCGAGAGCGGCGAGGAGACTCTCATCGGGGGACAGGCGGTGATGGAGGGCGTGATGATGCGCTCTCCGCATAGCTACTGCATCGCCGTCCGTAAACCGGACGGCACGGTGGCCACCGAGTCCAAGCCCCTCGAAAAGGTTTCCGAGCGCTACCCGATCTTCAAGTACCCCGTGCTGCGCGGGCTCGGCACGCTGGGCCAGGCGATGAAGCTCGGCTTCACAGCGCTGCAGTTTTCCGCCAACATCGCGGCGGAGGCGCTCCTCCCGGCCTCGACAGTGGCTGTGAACGCCATGGCGCCGGGATGCGTCGCCGCCGGCGGCGACGAGGCGAAGGGGACGGCGGCGAAAAAGGAGGGGCCGTTCAACAACTGGATCATGGGCATCCAGCTGGCGTTCTCGATCCTGTTCTTCATCGTCGCCTACAAACTGGTTCCGCTCTGGATCACCGAGCGCATCACGGCCGGATCGCCCGAGCTGCACGGCCGCTTCGCGTTCAACTTCATCGACGGCGTGATCCGCATCGCGATCTTCCTGACGTTCCTCTACGCGATGTCGCGCATGAAGGACATCCGGAGGGTCTTCGAGTATCACGGCGCCGAGCACCGCGTGGTGTTCAACTTCGAGTCCGGCAAGCCGGTGGACATCCCCACGGCGCAATCCTTCCAAACCTTCCACCCGCGTTGCGGCACGAGTTTCCTGATCACGGTGATGATCATCTCGATGGTGGTCTACACGGTGCTGCCGTTCGACAGCTTTTCCGCGAAGCTGCTAAGCCGGATTGTGCTCATTCCGCTGATCGCGGGCTTGAGTTACGAGATCATCCGCTTCGCCGCCAAGCGCCAGGGAAGCCTGCTCGCTCTGCTCACCGCGCCCGGCCTCTGGCTCCAGCGCATCACGACGAAGAACCCCACCGACGACCAGACCGAGATCGCCATCGTCGCCCTCCGCGGCGCGATGGAACTGGAACAAAAGCACGGCGGCGAGTTGGTGATCGCCTAA